Proteins co-encoded in one Kutzneria chonburiensis genomic window:
- a CDS encoding DNA cytosine methyltransferase yields MSITFTDIFCGAGGSSIGLTAAGMTLKLAANHWDRAIETHAANFRDAEHLCADVNNYDMRRLPRTDGLWASPICTEISPAGGRRRTRGQTDLLEATGHVAGDAFTRTRATFMDVIRATEVHRYRFIIVENVVDVARDWELFDWWVGGMKLLGYQVQFVSVSAAHIGDDTNESAAQWRDRLFMVFTRDGVPLPDVDPRPPAWCPVCDEVVAAVQSWKRPDRRRIGKYGQQYLYRCPSARCRHSVVEPFVRPAAAIIDWSDPGSRIGDRRKPLAAATLRRIQAGVELFTRPSREAFTVPCGGTWRTDPVPVSTPMGARTTSESDGLVVPPFMLSVNHDDGGRHYPAHAAPLPTRSTKIGDGVVTPPAFVGVLRNHTRPAAVDRPVPTVAAGGNHHFLTVLPAEAGMDRQRMVIPYRKGSTPYPARTGPLSTVATREQHGVMHAAVDVEDCHFRMLSPREHLRAQRFPDSYRVTGNQGEQTMQAGNAVPANVAQWIGGRLLAVL; encoded by the coding sequence ATGAGCATCACGTTCACCGACATCTTCTGCGGCGCCGGTGGCAGCAGCATCGGCCTGACCGCCGCCGGCATGACGCTCAAACTCGCCGCCAACCACTGGGATCGCGCAATCGAGACCCATGCCGCCAACTTCCGCGACGCCGAGCACCTTTGCGCCGACGTCAACAACTACGACATGCGCCGCCTGCCTCGCACCGACGGCCTGTGGGCATCCCCGATCTGCACCGAGATCTCGCCGGCCGGCGGACGTCGCCGCACACGCGGCCAGACCGACCTGCTGGAAGCCACCGGCCACGTGGCCGGCGACGCGTTCACCCGCACCAGGGCCACGTTCATGGACGTCATCCGCGCCACCGAGGTCCACCGCTACCGATTCATCATCGTGGAGAACGTCGTCGACGTCGCCCGCGACTGGGAACTGTTCGACTGGTGGGTCGGCGGCATGAAACTGCTCGGCTACCAGGTGCAGTTCGTGTCGGTGTCCGCCGCCCACATCGGCGACGACACCAACGAATCGGCAGCCCAATGGCGGGACCGGCTGTTCATGGTGTTCACCCGCGACGGTGTGCCGCTGCCCGATGTCGACCCGCGCCCGCCGGCCTGGTGCCCGGTCTGCGACGAGGTCGTGGCCGCGGTGCAGTCCTGGAAGCGCCCCGACCGCCGCCGGATCGGCAAGTACGGACAGCAGTACCTCTACCGGTGTCCGTCCGCGCGTTGCCGGCACAGCGTGGTCGAGCCGTTCGTCCGGCCGGCCGCCGCGATCATCGACTGGTCCGACCCCGGGAGTCGGATCGGCGACCGGCGGAAGCCGTTGGCCGCCGCGACGCTGCGCCGCATCCAGGCCGGAGTCGAGCTGTTCACCCGGCCGTCGCGGGAGGCGTTCACGGTGCCGTGCGGTGGAACGTGGCGTACCGATCCCGTGCCGGTGTCGACGCCGATGGGCGCCCGGACCACCTCCGAGTCGGACGGGCTGGTGGTGCCGCCGTTCATGCTGTCGGTCAACCACGACGACGGCGGCCGGCACTACCCCGCGCACGCCGCGCCGCTGCCGACCCGATCGACCAAGATCGGCGACGGTGTGGTCACCCCGCCCGCGTTCGTGGGGGTGCTGCGCAATCACACCCGCCCGGCCGCTGTCGACCGCCCGGTGCCCACCGTCGCCGCCGGCGGCAACCACCACTTCCTGACCGTGTTGCCCGCCGAGGCCGGAATGGACCGGCAGCGGATGGTGATCCCGTACCGCAAGGGCTCAACCCCGTATCCGGCGCGGACCGGACCACTGTCCACGGTGGCCACCCGCGAGCAGCACGGTGTCATGCACGCCGCCGTGGACGTCGAGGACTGCCACTTCCGGATGCTCTCGCCACGCGAACACCTGCGTGCACAACGGTTCCCCGACTCCTACAGGGTGACCGGGAACCAGGGCGAGCAGACCATGCAGGCCGGCAACGCCGTGCCCGCCAACGTCGCCCAGTGGATCGGCGGTCGGCTGCTGGCCGTGCTGTGA
- a CDS encoding YfjI family protein, translating into MWEPPLPLIGSRTLPPFPVDALPGWVADMVAAVAEFTQTPPDLAGCIALAALSTAAGGRSVVEIRPGWEEPTNIYTVVVLPPSARKSPVFRAMTRPIAAVERELVECARPAIEQARITRRTAEALMEQAEARAFKTAGADQDNAMAEAVDAALQAAQVDVPVEPRLLADDITPEQTATLLAQHGGRLAILSAEGGLFGTLAGRYSGSPNLDVFLKGYSGDTHRVDRGGRPPEYIENATLTIGLTTQPAILEELGKTSLFRGTGLLARFLYSLPVNTVGGRIARPAPVPEAVAAEYDRRLRVLVHTLVDWTDPARLTFTPAADDAMAELQDEIEPRLHPVTGTWSHIGDWGGKVAGQTARLAGLIHVAEHPREPWTRPVEADTFGAARRLGGYFAAHALAVFDQLGTDATIRGAQHVLDWLAKTRPERFTVRELFTGISRAQFRKVGDLAPALAVLEEHGHVRRLPDPDRTGQRGRAPSPTYLVHPTHRQP; encoded by the coding sequence GTGTGGGAGCCCCCGCTCCCGCTGATCGGCTCCCGCACCCTGCCGCCGTTCCCGGTTGACGCCCTGCCGGGCTGGGTGGCCGACATGGTGGCCGCGGTCGCGGAGTTCACCCAGACCCCGCCCGACCTCGCCGGCTGCATCGCCCTGGCGGCCCTGTCGACTGCGGCCGGTGGCCGGTCGGTGGTCGAGATCCGGCCTGGCTGGGAGGAACCGACCAACATCTACACAGTGGTCGTGCTCCCGCCCTCGGCCCGCAAGTCCCCGGTGTTTCGGGCGATGACCCGCCCGATCGCCGCGGTCGAGCGGGAACTGGTTGAGTGCGCCCGCCCCGCGATCGAGCAGGCCCGCATCACCCGCCGCACCGCCGAAGCGTTGATGGAGCAGGCCGAGGCCCGCGCGTTCAAAACCGCTGGCGCCGACCAGGACAACGCCATGGCCGAGGCCGTCGACGCCGCCCTGCAAGCCGCCCAGGTCGACGTGCCGGTTGAGCCGCGGCTGCTGGCCGACGACATCACCCCAGAGCAGACCGCGACCCTGCTGGCCCAGCACGGCGGACGGCTCGCGATCCTGTCCGCCGAGGGTGGCCTGTTCGGCACGCTGGCCGGCCGCTACTCGGGTTCGCCGAACCTGGACGTGTTCCTCAAGGGCTACTCCGGTGACACCCATCGCGTCGACCGCGGCGGCCGGCCACCGGAGTACATCGAAAACGCCACCCTCACCATCGGCCTGACCACCCAACCCGCCATCCTCGAAGAGCTGGGCAAGACCAGCCTGTTTCGCGGCACCGGGCTGCTGGCCCGGTTCCTGTACTCACTGCCGGTCAACACCGTCGGCGGCCGCATCGCCCGCCCCGCCCCGGTCCCCGAGGCCGTCGCCGCCGAGTACGACCGGCGGCTCCGGGTGTTGGTCCACACCCTGGTGGACTGGACCGACCCCGCACGGCTCACCTTCACCCCCGCCGCCGACGACGCCATGGCCGAACTGCAAGACGAGATCGAACCCCGCCTGCACCCGGTCACCGGCACCTGGTCCCACATCGGAGACTGGGGCGGCAAAGTCGCCGGCCAAACCGCCCGCCTGGCCGGCCTGATCCACGTTGCCGAACACCCGAGGGAGCCCTGGACGCGGCCGGTCGAGGCCGACACCTTCGGCGCCGCCCGGCGGCTCGGCGGCTACTTCGCCGCCCACGCGCTGGCGGTGTTCGACCAGCTGGGCACCGATGCCACGATCCGTGGCGCCCAACATGTGCTCGACTGGCTGGCCAAGACCCGGCCCGAACGCTTCACCGTGCGGGAGCTGTTCACCGGCATCAGTCGCGCCCAGTTCCGCAAGGTCGGCGACCTCGCCCCCGCCCTTGCCGTGCTGGAGGAACACGGCCACGTCCGCCGGCTACCAGACCCTGATCGAACCGGGCAGCGCGGCCGGGCGCCCTCACCGACCTACCTGGT